From a single Cinclus cinclus chromosome 16, bCinCin1.1, whole genome shotgun sequence genomic region:
- the TMEM11 gene encoding transmembrane protein 11, mitochondrial, producing MAAWGRRRAGPGGTNSGGGRDRVTLSSTDCYIVHEIYNGENAQDQFEYELEQALEAQYKYIVIEPTRIGDETARWITVGNCLHKTAVLAGTTCLFTPLALPVDYSHYISLPAGVLSVACCTLYGISWQFDPCCKYQVEYDAYKLSRLPLHTLTSSTPVVLVRKDDLHRKRLHNTIALAALVYCVKKIYELYAV from the exons ATGGCGGCGTGGGGAAGGAGGCGCGCGGGCCCCGGCGGCACCAacagcggcggcggccgggacag GGTGACCTTGTCCTCCACGGACTGTTACATTGTGCACGAGATCTACAACGGGGAGAACGCTCAGGACCAGTTTGAGTACGagctggagcaggctctggAGGCGCAGTACAAGTACATCGTGATCGAGCCCACGCGCATCGGGGACGAGACGGCGCGCTGGATCACCGTGGGGAACTGCCTGCACAAAACAGCCGTGCTGGCGGGCACCACCTGCCTCTTCAcccccctggcactgccagtaGATTATTCTCACTACATCTCCCTGCCCGCTGGAGTGCTGAGCGTGGCTTGCTGCACCCTCTACGGGATCTCTTGGCAGTTTGATCCCTGTTGCAAGTACCAGGTCGAGTACGATGCTTATAAACTTTCGCGCCTGCCCCTGCATACGCTCACCTCGTCCACTCCCGTGGTGCTGGTGAGGAAGGACGACCTGCACAGAAAGAGACTGCACAACACGATAGCACTCGCTGCCCTGGTGTACTGTGTAAAGAAGATCTATGAACTCTATGCTGTATGA
- the NATD1 gene encoding protein NATD1 codes for MAHSAPLGLLEQGCPIQVEHDRKRRQFTVRLNGCHDKAVLLYEYVGKRIVDLQHTEVPDAYRGRGIAKHLAKAALDFVVEEDLKAHLTCWYIQKYVKENPLPQYLEHLQP; via the exons ATGGCGCACTCGGCGCCGCTCGGcctcctggagcagggctgccCCATCCAGGTGGAGCACGATCGCAAGCGGCGGCAGTTCACCGTGCGGCTCAACG GTTGCCATGACAAGGCTGTGCTGCTCTACGAGTACGTGGGGAAGCGCATCGTGGACTTGCAGCACACGGAAGTGCCGGATGCCTACCGAGGGAGAGGAATAGCCAAGCACCTGGCAAAG GCAGCCCTGGACTTCGTGGTGGAGGAGGACCTGAAGGCCCACCTGACGTGCTGGTACATTCAGAAATACGTCAAGGAGAACCCGCTGCCGCAGTACCTGGAACACTTGCAGCCTTAA